From a region of the Streptomyces venezuelae genome:
- a CDS encoding LuxR C-terminal-related transcriptional regulator, producing the protein MTEAGGSAGVGETRRVRVVLVDDHRMFRTGVQAEIGETGRTGVEVVGEAADVDQAVAVITATRPEVVLLDVHLPGGGGVEVLRRCAPLMAAAENPVRFLALSVSDAAEDVIGVIRGGARGYVTKTITGTDLVDSVFRVQDGDAVFSPRLAGFVLDAFASTDAPPVDEDLDRLTQREREVLRLIARGYAYKEIAKQLFISVKTVESHVSAVLRKLQLSNRHELTRWATARRLV; encoded by the coding sequence ATGACCGAGGCCGGAGGAAGCGCAGGCGTGGGGGAGACCAGGCGGGTCCGGGTGGTGCTCGTCGACGACCACAGGATGTTCCGTACGGGGGTGCAGGCCGAGATCGGCGAGACGGGCCGGACGGGCGTCGAGGTCGTCGGCGAGGCGGCCGACGTCGACCAGGCCGTCGCCGTCATCACCGCCACCCGGCCCGAGGTGGTCCTGCTCGACGTCCACCTGCCCGGAGGCGGCGGCGTCGAGGTACTGCGGCGCTGCGCCCCGCTGATGGCGGCCGCCGAGAACCCGGTGCGGTTCCTGGCGCTGTCGGTGTCGGACGCGGCCGAGGACGTCATCGGGGTCATCCGGGGCGGTGCGCGCGGGTACGTCACCAAGACCATCACCGGTACCGACCTGGTGGACTCGGTCTTCCGCGTGCAGGACGGGGACGCGGTGTTCTCGCCGCGGCTGGCGGGCTTCGTGCTCGACGCGTTCGCCTCGACGGACGCGCCGCCGGTCGACGAGGACCTGGACCGGCTCACGCAGCGCGAGCGCGAGGTGCTGCGGCTGATCGCGCGCGGGTACGCCTACAAGGAGATCGCCAAGCAGCTCTTCATCTCGGTGAAGACGGTCGAGTCGCACGTCTCGGCCGTCCTGCGCAAGCTCCAGCTCTCCAACCGGCACGAGCTGACCCGCTGGGCGACGGCCCGCCGCCTGGTCTGA
- a CDS encoding alpha/beta hydrolase: MSLTGTPFFASVIALTVIAVVLPLAVWSKVRGPAAVRTLLRALMVVFAQVTAVAVVFVAVNRAEHFYASWSDLLGTGKYVTAAPDLGPDGLGGKKVEEAPKVRQEFQPVEGLGGRVRKTELDGKISGVKGDVMVWLPPQYDDPAYKDKKFPVVELIPGIPGTGKSWFQGLKAHEVLEPLMKSGKVQPFILVSPRAMLVGNGDTGCANIPGKVNADSWFSVDVRKMVVDNFRASDEARTWGVAGYSAGAYCAAKLAIAHPDRYSAAVSLSGYNDPGQEPSSLVAKDPELRRTHNLKNVLQAAPTPPAVSLWMSGAEHDGYLSGTDLKAIAKTPTVVHAEKVVGGHNLESWTRQLPQTFGWLSGIVKAP; encoded by the coding sequence ATGAGCTTGACCGGTACACCCTTCTTCGCGTCGGTGATCGCCCTCACGGTGATCGCCGTCGTCCTTCCGCTGGCCGTATGGAGCAAGGTGCGCGGCCCGGCCGCCGTACGCACGCTCCTGCGCGCGTTGATGGTGGTGTTCGCCCAGGTCACAGCCGTCGCCGTGGTGTTCGTCGCGGTCAACCGGGCCGAGCACTTCTACGCCTCCTGGAGTGACCTGCTCGGCACGGGCAAGTACGTCACGGCCGCACCCGACCTCGGCCCGGACGGGCTCGGCGGCAAGAAGGTCGAAGAGGCGCCGAAGGTCAGGCAGGAGTTCCAGCCCGTCGAGGGACTGGGCGGCCGGGTCAGGAAGACCGAGCTCGACGGCAAGATCTCCGGGGTCAAGGGCGATGTCATGGTGTGGCTGCCGCCGCAGTACGACGACCCGGCCTACAAGGACAAGAAGTTCCCGGTGGTCGAGCTCATACCCGGCATACCCGGGACGGGGAAGTCCTGGTTCCAGGGACTCAAGGCGCACGAGGTGCTGGAGCCGCTGATGAAGAGCGGCAAGGTACAGCCGTTCATCCTGGTCTCGCCGCGCGCCATGCTGGTCGGCAACGGCGACACCGGCTGCGCCAACATCCCCGGCAAGGTCAACGCGGACAGCTGGTTCAGCGTCGACGTCCGCAAGATGGTCGTCGACAACTTCCGGGCCTCGGACGAGGCCCGCACCTGGGGCGTGGCCGGCTACTCGGCGGGCGCCTACTGCGCGGCCAAGCTCGCGATCGCCCACCCCGACCGCTACAGCGCGGCCGTCTCGCTGTCGGGCTACAACGACCCGGGCCAGGAGCCCTCGTCGCTGGTCGCCAAGGACCCCGAACTGCGCCGCACGCACAACCTGAAGAACGTGCTCCAGGCCGCGCCCACCCCGCCCGCAGTGTCGCTGTGGATGTCGGGGGCCGAGCACGACGGCTACCTGTCCGGCACGGACCTCAAGGCGATCGCCAAGACCCCGACCGTGGTGCACGCGGAGAAGGTCGTCGGCGGCCACAACCTCGAATCGTGGACGAGGCAGCTGCCGCAGACCTTCGGCTGGCTGAGCGGCATCGTCAAGGCTCCCTAG
- a CDS encoding C40 family peptidase, translating into MASHRKPRQRPLSGGPVRTTAATLALAGAATATVFEGASQADPRLTPDQVKSEVDRLYEEAEAATEQYNGAKEQADEAERALTGLREETARKTDQLNTARSALGTLAASQYRSGSLGTAVQLALASDPQEYLSQAAFIARAGDRNAAGITTVRRRLDEVGKLREQAAGRLADLRSRQDELAGHKAVIEEKLTTAKNLLARLTAEERAAYEAQSPGGPATAPATSAGSRGSTPAPPPPSDGSRAARAVAFAYTAIGKPYVWGATGPGSFDCSGLTQAAWRSAGVSLPRTTYTQINAGRRVSRDQLAPGDLVFFYSGVTHVGLYVGNGQMIHAPRPGSTVRLAPIDSMPWAGASRPA; encoded by the coding sequence GTGGCCAGTCATCGAAAGCCCAGGCAGCGCCCGCTCTCCGGCGGCCCGGTACGGACGACCGCCGCCACCCTCGCCCTCGCGGGCGCTGCCACCGCCACCGTCTTCGAAGGCGCCTCCCAGGCCGACCCCCGGCTCACCCCCGACCAGGTCAAGTCGGAGGTGGACCGGCTCTACGAGGAGGCCGAGGCGGCGACCGAGCAGTACAACGGGGCGAAGGAACAGGCGGACGAGGCCGAACGCGCGCTGACCGGACTGCGCGAGGAGACCGCCCGCAAGACCGACCAGCTCAACACCGCCCGCAGCGCACTCGGAACGCTGGCCGCCTCCCAGTACCGCAGCGGGTCCCTGGGCACCGCGGTCCAGCTCGCGCTGGCCTCCGACCCGCAGGAGTACCTCTCCCAGGCCGCCTTCATCGCCCGCGCCGGGGACCGCAACGCCGCCGGGATCACCACCGTGCGCCGCCGGCTCGACGAGGTCGGCAAGCTCCGCGAACAGGCCGCCGGGCGGCTCGCGGACCTGCGTTCCCGGCAGGACGAACTCGCCGGGCACAAGGCGGTGATCGAGGAGAAGCTCACCACCGCCAAGAACCTGCTGGCCCGGCTCACCGCCGAGGAGCGGGCGGCCTACGAGGCCCAGTCGCCCGGCGGTCCCGCCACCGCACCCGCCACGTCTGCCGGCTCCCGGGGCAGCACGCCCGCGCCCCCGCCCCCGTCCGACGGCTCACGCGCGGCCCGCGCCGTGGCCTTCGCGTACACGGCGATCGGCAAGCCGTACGTCTGGGGAGCGACCGGCCCGGGGTCCTTCGACTGCTCCGGCCTGACGCAGGCGGCCTGGCGCTCGGCCGGGGTCTCGCTGCCCCGCACCACCTACACCCAGATCAACGCCGGCCGGCGCGTGTCCCGCGACCAGCTGGCCCCCGGCGACCTGGTGTTCTTCTACTCCGGGGTGACCCACGTGGGCCTCTACGTCGGCAACGGCCAGATGATCCACGCCCCGCGCCCCGGGTCCACGGTCCGGCTGGCGCCGATCGACTCGATGCCCTGGGCCGGCGCCTCCCGCCCCGCGTGA